Genomic window (Pseudomonas xantholysinigenes):
CCGAACCCAGCGCCTTGCCCAGCCAGCCACCGATACTTTCACCACCCATGCTGCCCAGCACGCCACCGATCAGGCCGCCAATCGCGGTGCCGATCACCGGTACCACCGAACCGATGGCCGCACCTGCCGCAGCACCGGCCAAGCCGCCTCCCAGGCCACCGACGGCGGTACCATAACCCTCGAGTTTCTGCTCAGGGGTGGCATCGCTGTTGTAGGTCTCGGCAAGTTGCAGGCCGGTGTCGAGCAAGGCGGCACCCGGGATGCGCCTGAACACCCGCCTTGCCACCGAGGCGCCGGCGTTGCCAGCCCCTGCCCTGCCCACCAGACCCGTGAACGCAGTACCGGCGAGCCCGACCGCGCTGATCGGCGATGCAGTGGCTGGCGGGCTGTCCGGGACAGCTTCCTGGGCCTCGAAGAAGGCCGCCTCATCCTCCGCTTCGTCGACCTCTTCTTCCTCCTCCTCTTCCTCCGGCTCCTCGGCATCGTCACTCGCTTTCGGCATGCGAGCGACAGCGGCAGGTGCCTTGGCTTTGTCGGCAGGAGCATCGTTGGCGGCGGGCTTGTCGGAGAACAAGCCATGAAGCGTCTTGCCAGCCAGGCCGCCGAGACCTTCACCGATCATTTCGCCAATCTCGCCGCCGTACTTCTGGATCTGCTTGTTCTTGGTCAGGCCGCCGAGCAGTTCCGCCCCAAGACTCCCCAGTACGCTCCCGAAAGCGGCGCCCACCGCCTCGGCCTGGTCCTCGCTCTTGTCCTTGAGCATGGCCAGGCCAAGCTTGGTCGCGCCCTTGGCGGCGGCCTTGCCACCATTCTCCCTAATGCCGTTGGTGATCTCGTTGCGCCGCTCGGGAGACTGTCCTTGATAGCTGCGCGCGCCCCAGGCGGCAAACGCGGTACCACCCAGCGCGCCTGCCGCGATCAATCCGCCCTTCATGATCTCCCGAGCGCCATTGGCGGGCCCCTCGGGGGGACGTTCTTGAACCGCAGCAACGCTCTCGGGTGCGGCGCTTCGGGCCTCTCCAGGCGGCGTGACGGCATCCTCGGGCACCTCGGCAGAACGTTGCGCTGAAGCGTCAGCCGCAGCCTTGTCCTTGCCTGAAGCGTCGTTGGCGGCGGGTGCATCGGAGAACCAGCCGAAGACTGTCTTGCCGATCAGCCCACCGACGCCTTCACCGATCATTTCGCCGATTTCGCCACCGTACTGCTGGATCTGCTTGTTCTTGGTCAGGCCGCCCAGGAGCTCCGCTCCCAAGTTGCCGAGTACACCTCCAAGAGCTGCGCCTGCAGCCTCGGCCTTGTCCTCGCCCTTGTCCTTGAGCATGGCCAAGCCAAGCTTGGTGACGCCCTTGGCGGCAGCCTTGCCACCGTTCTCCTTCAGTCCCTTGGTGATCTCACTTTGTCTTTCGGGCGTTCGGCTTTGATAATACGAACGGGCTCCCCAGGCAGTGCCAGCGGCTACAGCGACAGTACCGGCACCGACCGCTCCAGCCTTGAGCACCGCCAAACCAGCATTCGCCGACTCCAGAGGCACACGCCCCTGCTCCACACTGCGCGCCTCGGGCGGATCACCCCGGGCTGGTCGTGGTGCGGGGCTCGTTCCCTCCAGCAAAGCCGCCTTGCGCTGCTCCAACGTGGGGACTGGTGATTCCTTGGCAGCGGCCGTACTCGAGGCCACCACCCTCGCACGCAGTTCCAACGGCTTGCGCCCAAGGGACAGGTACAACCTGCGCAAGCGCTCGACCTCGTTCCCCTCAAGGCGCAATCGATCGATCTGTGCCTCATGGGCACCTGCCTGGTCGTTATCCAGCTGCCTTTCGGCCTGGCCCACCTTGTCCAGCTCGAGCCCCAGGCGGATGACCTCGCCGATCAACCGCCCGAGCCGGGTCCCGTCCGCTTGCCTGCGCAGGCGCTCGACCTGGCCCCGCAAGCTGTCGACGGACCTGCCCAATGCCTGGTCGCTGGTGACGCCTAGGGTGAACACCTGTGTGTTCGCCATGGCTTGCTCCTTGTCACTCCGTCAGCCACCAGACCATGTCGCTGTACGACATGGTCATGATTTCGCTGGCGGAAAAGTTCAGCTCCTTGGCCAGCCGCCTGGCGGCGGCCTTCTGCCGGGCAGGGTCAAACCTCGTCGTCCTGCACCAGGCGAAAATAGCCGTTCTGCAGGCGGCTGTAGTCCTTCAGGGCCAGGCCCTCGAGGTCCTTGACGCCGACTTCGGCGAGCGAGGCGAACAGGTTCAGTTCGCGCTGTTCGTCATCGCCCGCGCCTCCGGCCTGGGCGTTGCGGATGTCACGCACGGTCGGTGCGCGCAAAGACAGGCTATCGACTTGCACGCCGTTGGCCTCGCTGGGGCGCGACAGGCGTACGGTCACGCACTCGGCGTCGACGGTCAGCCATTGTGGCAGTTTCTTCGCTTGAGCCATCGAGCGTTCTCCTTAAAGACCCAGTGCCGCACGCTGGCTGGCCAGTTGGTCGACACCGTCGATCACCCGTTTCATGCCCAGGGCATCGATTTCGTAGACCAGTCGGCCATCGACTTCGAGCTTGTAGTAGGTGACGGCGACGCTGTGCTTGATCTCGGCCTTGTCGCCGGATTTCCAGTCACCCATGTCGACTTCCTTGAGCGCGCCACGCAGGGTGACGATCACCGGATTGATCTTGCCCTTGAGGCCCTTGAAGGCGCCGCGGAAGGTGCCGTTGAAGCCGGTGCCGTCGGCCAGGCCGAAGAATTTCAGCGACTCGCGGCGCACGCCGGTGGTGGTGAAGGCGGCTTCCTGCTTCTCCATGCCCTGGTCCAGCTCGACTGGCATGTCCATGCCACCGGGGCGGTACTCCTCGGTCTTCAGGGTGAGCTTGGGCAGGGTCAGGCTGGGCACGTCGCCCTGGAAGCTGACGCCGTCGACGAACAGGTTCAGGTTGGCCAGTGTTTCGGGAATCATTGCCATGTAAATGCGCTCCTTAAGCGGCGGAATCGAGGACTTCGGTCAGCCACTGGTTGGTGACTTCGACGCGGAAATTGGGGTTTTCGGCAGGCGGCACATCGGTGAAGCGGATGTTCCAGTACACCTTGCCCTGCTCGAGCTGGCTGGCGGTGTTCAACTCGGGGTCGGCGAACACCTCGAAATTGATGATCGCGCCCTGGTTCTTCAGGTCGCGCATGAAGGCCTGCAGGCCCTCGGTGACGTCCTTGACATAGGTGGCGGTGATCGAGCGGTCGACCGCCCACTTGTGGCCGTAGAGGATCGCGTCCATGACGATGTCCATGGTCCGCACGCGGGTGACGAAGGCCCATTTCGGGTCGCTCGACAGGGTGCGGTTGCCCCACAGGCGGAAGCCGTCGTCGCGGATGATGGTGGCGATGTTGGCATTGTTCAGCAGGTTGGCGCGGCAGGTGTCGTCGCCGTCGAGGAACTCAACGGCACGGGTGGTACCGGTAATGCCGACGAACTCCTTGTTCGAAGGCGAAGCCCAGAAGCCGTACTCGCGGTCGGTGAAGGCGAACAGGCCGGCGACCCAGGCCGAACCCGGCGCGTCGACAGTGGCCTCTTCGGCGTTGTCCCAGTAGCGCACGCCCGGATCGACCAGGAAGGCGCGCTTGGCACCGAAGTTCTTGGCGTAGGCGATGGCCGCTTCATCGGTGGTGTTGGGGCCGTCGATGATGGCGATGGCGCGCAGCTTGTCGGCCAGGGCCACTAGGGCGGTGCCGACGGCTTGGGTGGCACTGTGCTTGGGGCTGACCAGCAGGCGTGGCTGGGCGTTGAAACGGCTCTTGCCGTCGAGCAGCGCCTGCAGGCCAGTACGTTTACCGTCGGCCAGCACGTTGCCGATGATCGCCGAGGTCTGCTCGGCGGCGTCTTCGAGCTTGGCCACGCCGCAGGCGACGATGACCGCCTTGGCGCGGCT
Coding sequences:
- a CDS encoding phage tail assembly protein, whose product is MAQAKKLPQWLTVDAECVTVRLSRPSEANGVQVDSLSLRAPTVRDIRNAQAGGAGDDEQRELNLFASLAEVGVKDLEGLALKDYSRLQNGYFRLVQDDEV
- a CDS encoding phage tail sheath subtilisin-like domain-containing protein — its product is MSGFFHGVTVTNVDTGARSIALPSSSIIGLVDTFTEGPGVTAKANDLVLITSEREAVAAFGQDAAITKACRAIYSRAKAVIVACGVAKLEDAAEQTSAIIGNVLADGKRTGLQALLDGKSRFNAQPRLLVSPKHSATQAVGTALVALADKLRAIAIIDGPNTTDEAAIAYAKNFGAKRAFLVDPGVRYWDNAEEATVDAPGSAWVAGLFAFTDREYGFWASPSNKEFVGITGTTRAVEFLDGDDTCRANLLNNANIATIIRDDGFRLWGNRTLSSDPKWAFVTRVRTMDIVMDAILYGHKWAVDRSITATYVKDVTEGLQAFMRDLKNQGAIINFEVFADPELNTASQLEQGKVYWNIRFTDVPPAENPNFRVEVTNQWLTEVLDSAA
- a CDS encoding phage major tail tube protein, which codes for MAMIPETLANLNLFVDGVSFQGDVPSLTLPKLTLKTEEYRPGGMDMPVELDQGMEKQEAAFTTTGVRRESLKFFGLADGTGFNGTFRGAFKGLKGKINPVIVTLRGALKEVDMGDWKSGDKAEIKHSVAVTYYKLEVDGRLVYEIDALGMKRVIDGVDQLASQRAALGL